The following coding sequences lie in one Trichoderma breve strain T069 chromosome 1, whole genome shotgun sequence genomic window:
- a CDS encoding enoyl-(Acyl carrier protein) reductase domain-containing protein — MSFASRVFAITGGASGMGLAVAKLLSKQGAAAVCVGDLNKKNFESATKEIRGENPDTAIDMSALDVSKSAAVEEWISSIVHKYGRLDGAANVAGVPQVARQSSEAGPTLLDESDDMWRLHMGVNLDGVFYCTRSQVRAMTALRHKGDSTERSIVNVSSMAALRNGASCLSYGVAKTAVVSLGARIAKDVAPFGIRVNTVLPGATNSPMLSQFFPRDAKSIVATLGYDVLEPEDIARTIVYLLSDESKKISGVALPVGSGH; from the exons ATGTCTTTTGCATCCCGTGTTTTTGCCATTACTGGCGGCGCCTCTGGCATGGGCCTAGCTGTCGCAAAGCTTCTTTCGAAACAAGGAGCGGCCGCGGTTTGTGTTGGCGAtttgaacaagaagaacttTGAATCAGCTACTAAAGAGATTCGTGGTGAGAATCCCGACACTGCCATCGACATGTCCGCTCTCGACGTGTCCAAGTCAGCAGCTGTGGAAGAGTGGATTTCCAGCATCGTACACAAGTACGGCCGACTTGACGGTGCCGCCAATGTAGCGGGCGTACCCCAAGTTGCTAGGCAGAGTAGTGAAGCTGGACCAACCCTGCTGGACGAATCCGACGACATGTGGCGTCTGCACATGGGAGTCAACCTGGATGGCGTCTTCTACTGTACACGCAGCCAGGTGAGAGCCATGACAGCCCTGCGTCACAAGGGAGATAGTACGGAGAGATCCATCGTTAATGTGTCAAGTATGGCGGCTTTGAGGAATGGAGCCTCGTGTTTGAGTTACGGCGTGGCCAAAACTGCCGTTGTATCTTTGGGTGCTCGTATCGCGAAAGATGTTGCGCCTTTTGGCATCCGCGTCAATACAGTTCTTCCAG GTGCTACAAACAGTCCCATGCTTTCACAATTCTTCCCTAGAGACGCCAAAAGCATTGTGGCAACTCTGGGATATGATGTATTGGAGCCGGAGGATATTGCTCGAACCATTGTTTACCTTCTCAGCGATGAATCTAAGAAGATTTCTGGAGTCGCACTCCCAGTCGGAAGTGGACATTGA
- a CDS encoding NAD dependent epimerase/dehydratase family domain-containing protein, protein MPQVQRKTIFITGASGYIGSKITELVIADGFIVRGLSRSEKNDDKLRAIGAEPVRGSIDSFDVLTVESANADIVIHLVDTWIAHFNEDYSAVVRDNNLAIDAIVKGIQGTMKPLIVASGSAIVKPDPEHNETDETSPLNIDGINRRYESEQYALDQESKGVRVYSIRLAPYVYGHGGSGIALFMQLALQRGTSVYVGDGLRRTSTVHVNDAAHLFLLVGDLAKAMAEALGIPVKSVTEEEAIAQLGPALGKFISLENIASSAKAVRELGWKTKEVGVLEDIAAGSYVAVAESLKSSSS, encoded by the exons ATGCCTCAAGTTCAAAGAAAAACCATTTTTATTACCGGTGCCTCAGGCTATATCGGTTCCAAGATCACCGAGCTGGTCATTGCAGACGGGTTCATCGTTCGAGGGCTGTCTCGGTCCGAAAAAAACGACGACAAGCTTCGTGCCATTGGTGCCGAACCTGTACGCGGCTCCATTGACTCCTTTGACGTGCTAACCGTCGAAAGTGCCAATGCCGACATTGTCATCCATTTAGTCGACACGTGGATTGCGCACTTCAACGAGGACTATTCTGCTGTTGTGCGAGACAATAaccttgccattgatgccatcGTCAAAGGCATCCAGGGAACAATGAAACCGCTCATTGTAGCATCGGGGTCCGCGATAGTCAAGCCAGATCCGGAGCATAACGAGACTGATGAGACGAGTCCACTCAATATCGACGGGATCAATCGCCGATACGAGAGCGAGCAATACGCCCTCGACCAAGAAAGCAAGGGCGTTCGTGTTTATTCGATCCGCTTGGCACCTTATGTTTATGGCCATGGTGGCAGTGGTATTGCACTCTTCATGCAGCTGGCCCTGCAGAGGGGCACAAGCGTATACGTTGGCGATGGATTAAGGCGGACCTCTACTGTCCACGTCAACGACGCTGCACACTTATTCCTGCTG GTGGGCGATTTGGCAAAGGCGATGGCGGAGGCGCTTGGAATTCCGGTCAAGTCCGTgacagaagaggaagctaTTGCGCAACTGGGACCAGCTTTGGGCAAATTCATCAGTCTTGAGAATATAGCCTCTAGTGCAAAAGCAGTGAGGGAGTTGGGCTGGAAGACAAAGGAAGTTGGAGTCCTTGAGGACATAGCTGCTGGCTCCTATGTCGCTGTTGCTGAGAGCCTCAAGAGCAGCTCTTCGTAG
- a CDS encoding fungal zn(2)-Cys(6) binuclear cluster domain-containing protein codes for MSFTARERYNPPPRKKSCAACIKAKRRCDFAVPACLRCSQRQIQCEYPSRTPQAKVKASSRAAFGPEPLQDVPVPHGPLGDDCTEGAKPMACQFGSVGAVDQESSEHNMHTFLSDLATLDYGAESHDYDVVQQPSMLTAPATKGLHDRLTEVVARRLQFSLDQIQKAPRTMVMEMQTPWSHPLLYADSMPRSMQDAISSCALYLAKNQANAPVILRCIESRVQDLLCEPLPTTPMDSLAHTQALLLYQIIRLFDGNISARASGERTIPILETSAIGLLAHVIFDTEGNCSDRFAECCLATLSDLWKDWIFQESARRTLLFTFFFLQAYRVLTGSQNLYQCDGRLGLCHSWMVSEHLWQAETALDFRNAWRQRNHFLIIDGQFTIMLSEAKAGDVDLFGKMLLSAAVGIPELEAWFASRGDLTVYKTVYVVGTYWYYYQERCTIILRRAGDTISPISRQRWLSTRGGMPQNSRPARSRGCKQCLQRHVKCDERVPCCRQCSRLGLSCSGPIRGAVFLDMTSKILKRESGRRAKAAKCRAKSPTPTNIQESIENPDDCSPAQSASERPSPCPSTTNGFSLIAVSPADESPGIPFLETPEYLEETLFLDPDSNDFTTQPDLDQALLNMANAQGQLPFHPLLADICNNEYHLVGIFVDLITSSRRPQRSWVFELPNIMATTTSPSVKFSIRAAALIYYAVSNSDNATAADALHWYLAALESYRMSLHDSGHRRPWDTKALGNSSNASSSSLSIDENGHCNMIYVPMMFAYFEQMQGATPDAGLKHLNIACDILQAIGPHACSFGIQHKMFRSVRSLEAFQAILRNKSAKFATVDWCQVPFAQEPKAPWDRIVDVAFVFLREVHLPQVDEPASNIRDGIRAIQDLPRKQKLEIEVAVNRVVVNLVAWWKEYVGEDITIPRIARPLSFEDTSISAESLTLAVSQGPFIYGDTHAAGAIALFNALTIITQHILLLIALSKPPQTNLGGPTSAVVALQSSIYTQASSILHAARYIRETNSYCGDASRVIFAVKIVSLLALEDDQRDQAQAIADDRPRLPLLAEAQVETVAR; via the exons ATGTCCTTTACGGCTCGTGAGCGCTACAACCCACCACCTCGAAAGAAGAGTTGCGCGGCAtgcatcaaggccaagcgcCGCTGCGATTTTGCCGTCCCGGCGTGTTTGAGATGCTCGCAGCGACAGATTCAGTGCGAGTATCCGTCACGTACGCCGCaggccaaggtcaaggccTCTAGTCGTGCTGCATTCGGGCCGGAGCCATTGCAGGACGTGCCTGTTCCTCATGGCCCCTTGGGCGATGACTGTACGGAGGGAGCTAAGCCAATGGCCTGCCAATTCGGATCTGTTGGGGCCGTAGATCAAGAGTCCAGCGAGCACAATATGCATACATTTCTTAGCGATCTTGCTACTCTCGACTACGGTGCTGAGAGTCATGACTACGATGTTGTGCAGCAACCGTCCATGCTAACGGCGCCAGCCACCAAGGGACTTCATGATCGACTGACAGAGGTTGTCGCGAGAAGACTTCAGTTCTCTTTGGATCAAATACAGAAAGCACCCAGGaccatggtgatggagatgcagacACCGTGGTCGCACCCACTGCTCTATGCCGACAGCATGCCGCGTTCGATGCAAG ACGccatttcttcttgtgcACTTTATTTGGCAAAGAACCAAGCAAATGCACCCGTCATCCTTCGTTGCATCGAGTCTCGAGTGCAGGATTTGTTGTGCGAGCCTTTACCAACGACGCCAATGGACAGCCTCGCTCACACCCAAGCTCTACTCCTCTACCAGATTATCCGCCTCTTTGATGGCAACATAAGCGCTCGAGCATCAGGCGAGCGCACCATTCCAATTCTCGAGACCTCTGCCATCGGCCTCCTTGCGCACGTCATCTTCGACACCGAGGGAAATTGTTCAGACCGTTTCGCCGAGTGCTGTCTAGCCACGCTCTCGGATCTGTGGAAAGACTGGATCTTCCAAGAATCTGCACGGCGGACGCTCTTATttacctttttctttctacaGGCGTATCGAGTGCTCACAGGCAGCCAGAACCTGTACCAGTGCGATGGACGGCTGGGCCTGTGCCACTCGTGGATGGTGTCAGAGCATCTATGGCAGGCGGAGACAGCGTTGGATTTTAGAAACGCTTGGCGACAGAGAAATCATTTCCTCATCATTGACGGGCAATTCACTATAATGTTAAGTGAAGCAAAGGCCGGTGATGTCGACCTGTTTGGAAAGATGTTGCTGTCCGCAGCAGTGGGAATTCCAGAGTTGGAGGCTTGGTTTGCCAGTCGGGGCG ACTTGACTGTCTATAAGACGGTCTATGTTGTGGGCACCTATTGGTACTACTACCAAGAACGATGTACTATAATCCTGAGACGAGCAGGG GATACGATTTCACCAATCTCTCGACAACGCTGGCTGTCCACACGAGGCGGCATGCCGCAAAACTCACGTCCAGCTCGTAGCAGAGGCTGCAAGCAATGCTTACAACGGCACGTCAAA TGTGATGAGCGCGTTCCTTGCTGCAGACAATGCTCGCGCTTAGGTCTCTCTTGCTCTGGACCCATACGTGGCGCCGTATTCCTGGACATGACCAGCAAGATATTGAAACGCGAGAGTGGCCGACGCGCCAAGGCTGCAAAGTGCAGAGCAAAATCCCCTACGCCTACCAATATTCAGGAGAGTATTGAGAATCCAGATGACTGCTCACCGGCTCAATCAGCTAGCGAGCGTCCTTCGCCTTGCCCGTCGACTACCAACGGATTTTCTTTAATTGCCGTGTCACCCGCAGATGAATCCCCAGGAATCCCGTTTCTAGAAACGCCAGAATATCTGGAAGAGACACTCTTCCTTGACCCTGACTCAAACGACTTCACCACACAGCCAGATCTCGACCAGGCTCTACTCAATATGGCCAACGCGCAAGGGCAGCTTCCATTCCATCCATTGTTGGCTGACATTTGTAATAATGAATACCACCTTGTGGGCATATTCGTCGATTTAATTACAAGTTCCAGGCGTCCCCAGCGCTCATGGGTATTTGAGCTACCCAACATCATGGCCACAACGACGTCGCCGTCTGTCAAATTCTCAATtcgtgcagcagctctcaTCTATTATGCCGTCTCAAATAGTGATAACGCTACTGCTGCGGATGCACTTCATTGGTACCTTGCCGCACTAGAGAGCTATCGCATGTCGCTTCACGACTCAGGCCACAGGCGTCCTTGGGATACAAAGGCGCTAGGGAATAGTTCAAAtgcctcgtcgtcctctctctctatagATGAAAACGGTCATTGCAACATGATCTATGTACCCATGATGTTTGCCTACTTTGAACAGATGCAAGGCGCCACTCCTGACGCAGGCCTGAAGCACCTCAATATAGCTTGCGATATACTTCAGGCCATCGGCCCACATGCCTGTTCCTTTGGGATCCAACATAAAATGTTTCGATCCGTTCGTTCTCTCGAG GCCTTCCAAGCTATCCTCCGAAACAAATCGGCAAAGTTTGCTACTGTTGATTGGTGCCAAGTGCCATTTGCACAAGAGCCTAAGGCACCTTGGGATCGTATCGTTGATGTTGCTTTTGTATTTCTCCGCGAGGTTCACCTCCCTCAGGTTGACGAGCCTGCTTCGAATATTCGTGATGGAATCCGCGCTATTCAAGATTTGCCTAGGAAGCAAAAGTTAGAGATAGAAGTGGCAGTCAATCGTGTCGTGGTGAATCTTGTGGCCTGGTGGAAAGAGTATGTGGGAGAGGATATTACAATTCCTCGCATCGCTAGACCACTCAGTTTCGAGGACACATCGATATCAGCAGAGTCTTTGACACTGGCCGTGTCGCAAGGTCCCTTCATCTACGGCGATACACACGCCGCCGGTGCCATCGCCCTCTTCAACGCTCTAACCATCATCACTCAGCACATTTTATTGCTCATCGCATTGTCGAAGCCTCCACAGACTAACCTTGGTGGACCAACTTCTGCTGTGGTAGCCTTGCAATCGTCTATATATACTCAAGCATCATCCATCCTGCACGCTGCTCGATATATCCGAGAGACCAATTCATATTGTGGCGATGCATCGCGAGTGATCTTTGCCGTCAAGATCGTTTCGTTGCTGGCTCTGGAAGATGATCAGCGGGATCAGGCTCAAGCTATTGCTGATGATAGGCCAAGGCTTCCCTTACTAGCAGAGGCCCAGGTTGAGACGGTAGCTCGGTAG
- a CDS encoding aldehyde dehydrogenase family domain-containing protein yields MTQFKFRLPRQPFLHGKFVDSQCKDKHELTSATDGSQVMADLQWAAVEDVELAVDSAEKGLKEWQALSPKKRCSCLLRYADLIESHAEELAYLEVIVTGKPMVFASGYEAPQLANILRYYAGYTDKLSGESYPLEDGLLKMVVHEPLGVCAAITAFNSPMILFALKVAPALASGNVMIVKASEFNPLSSLRLAELATEAGLPAGAINVLIGGADVGNALATHKHIRKISFTGSVATGKKVQIAATESNLKRVTLELGGKSPVVIFRDADLNNAVRAASNFLAFNGQGCILGTRILVQEEISVTFLEALRQLIEEHTKTLGSDPMELSTLSCPIFHVQQHKRVAEFLDLGKQEAEVFVGGSVCQHPGLYVEPTVFVNPKPAARILHEEIFGPVAVVQTFKTESEAIEMANDTEYGLGAFIHTNDISRALRVASKIQSGTVSINTTENMSPQMPFGGSKNSGLGRENARYALMAYTEPKSIFIRTLGEME; encoded by the exons ATGACTCAATTCAAATTCCGACTGCCACGTCAACCGTTTCTGCATGGGAAGTTTGTCGACTCCCAATGTAAGGACAAACATGAGCTTACTTCAGCTACTGATGGATCTCAAGTGATGGCCG ATCTCCAATGGGCTGCTGTGGAGGATGTAGAGCTTGCTGTGGATTCTGCAGAGAAGGGCTTGAAAGAGTGGCAGGCACTCTCACCT AAAAAACGTTGCAGTTGTTTGCTTCGATACGCGGACTTGATTGAGTCTCATGCTGAGGAACTCGCATACCTCGAAGTCATTGTAACGGGAAAGCCAATGGTGTTTGCTTCTGGCTATGAGGCTCCTCAGCTTGCAAACATACTACGAT ATTACGCAGGATACACGGACAAGTTGAGCGGTGAGAGCTACCCATTAGAAGATGGACTTCTTAAA ATGGTCGTACACGAGCCCCTTGGTGTTTGCGCCGCCATAACAGCCTTCAACAGTCCCATGattctttttgccttgaaAGTAGCACCAGCTCTCGCCTCAGGGAACGTAATGATTGTCAAGGCTAGCGAGTTTAACCCGTTGTCATCGCTGCGTCTGGCAGAACTCGCTACAGAAGCAGGGCTACCGGCCGGCGCCATCAACGTCTTGATCGGCGGTGCAGATGTGGGAAATGCTCTCGCTACTCATAAGCATATTCGAAAGATTAGTTTCACGGGCAGTGTCGCTACGGGCAAGAAGGTTCAGATTGCAGCGACCGAATCCAACTTGAAGCGGGTGACTCTGGAATTGGGAGGCAAGTCACCGGTCGTCATCTTCCGAGATGCCGACTTGAACAATGCCGTCCGAGCTGCCTCTAATTTTCTGGCTTTCAATGGCCAGGGCTGCATCTTAGGGACGCGTATACTTGTTCAAGAGGAGATATCGGTCACCTTCCTAGAAGCATTGAGGCAGCTCATTGAGGAGCATACCAAAACGTTGGGCTCGGATCCAATGGAACTCTCCACGTTATCATGCCCTATATTTCACGTACAACAACACAAGAGAGTTGCTGAATTTCTTGATTTGGGGAAACAAGAGGCCGAAGTTTTCGTTGGGGGGTCGGTTTGCCAACACCCGGGGCTCTATGTGGAGCCCACCGTTTTCGTCAATCCCAAGCCAGCTGCGAGGATCCTGCACGAGGAGATCTTTGGGCCGGTAGCCGTTGTCCAGACATTCAAGACTGAATCCGAAGCAATCGAAATGGCGAATGATACGGAATACGGGCTCGGCGCATTTATACATACTAATGATATCAGCCGTGCGCTTCGAGTAGCATCCAAAATCCAGTCGGGCACGGTTTCAATCAACACGACTGAGAATATGAGCCCTCAAATGCCATTTGGGGGGAGCAAAA ACAGTGGCTTGGGGCGCGAGAACGCACGATATGCGCTGATGGCTTATACGGAGCCGAAGTCAATCTTTATCAG GACACTTGGAGAGATGGAATGA
- a CDS encoding nmrA-like family domain-containing protein, with protein sequence MAQPKVFVCGITGTQGGAVARRLLCENVAVTALVRDLSSPQAQSIEALGAKLFPGNFDDISALERALAGCTAAFLNFSPDFNDWTAELRWAKSIIAAARDAGVKHILYSSGFAVNAPEKLQHWDPDSVMAIVLLSKQSIEKEVRDAGFNYWTILRPGNFMANYLPPKVIMYGDLPQSGIWHTALLKETTLPMVDEDTIGRFASAAILNPTKFTGQEIELADELLRPEQILERLSATAGRQLKAEYMSDASIEEKKSNPFILGQFAMRDMVQFVDMDKVQSWGVPMSSFSAFLERNKEFVKKTYQQAA encoded by the coding sequence ATGGCTCAACCGAAAGTCTTCGTTTGCGGTATCACCGGCACACAAGGCGGCGCCGTTGCTCGCAGACTTCTCTGCGAGAATGTCGCAGTAACGGCTCTCGTCCGTGACCTGTCTTCGCCTCAAGCACAATCTATCGAGGCCCTCGGCGCCAAGCTCTTCCCTGGAAATTTCGACGACATATCTGCTCTTGAACGAGCCTTGGCTGGCTGCACTGCTGCCTTTCTCAACTTCAGTCCCGACTTCAATGACTGGACCGCTGAGCTGCGCTGGGCAaaatccatcatcgccgctgcACGGGATGCAGGGGTAAAACACATCTTGTACTCTAGTGGATTTGCCGTAAACGCCCCCGAGAAACTTCAACACTGGGACCCAGACAGCGTCATGGCTATAGTTCTGCTCTCGAAACAGAGCATCGAGAAGGAAGTGCGTGATGCGGGCTTCAACTACTGGACCATACTGCGGCCAGGCAACTTCATGGCAAACTACCTGCCGCCGAAAGTCATCATGTATGGCGATCTTCCGCAGTCAGGAATATGGCACACTGCTCTGCTGAAAGAGACCACGCTGCCCATGGTAGACGAGGACACCATTGGCCGCTTCGCATCTGCCGCAATTCTTAACCCTACCAAGTTTACCGGCCAAGAGATTGAGCTTGCCGACGAGCTCCTTCGCCCTGAGCAGATTCTTGAAAGACTCTCAGCCACTGCTGGACGACAACTGAAGGCCGAGTATATGTCAGATGCCTCTAtcgaggagaaaaagagcaacCCTTTCATTCTCGGACAGTTTGCAATGCGTGACATGGTTCAATTCGTCGACATGGACAAGGTTCAAAGCTGGGGAGTTCCAATGAGCTCGTTTTCTGCATTTCtcgagagaaacaaagaattTGTTAAGAAGACTTATCAACAGGCGGCATAA
- a CDS encoding fungal zn(2)-Cys(6) binuclear cluster domain-containing protein: protein MEQRPQQASLRPLLPRSRDENSHSSGDASPSDRRARPRKRRTVVAVACESCRRHKSKCDAVRPQCSLCVARGRDCIYTAEPDESRGSALKRKYSELEKNMQQLQQTHASLQGLVDALRFRDQGDVEAVLRRLRQGQDVESIARQIQTGDLLLQMRLSPETRFRHVLPYRSQMPLQLLTAHNPYLNSSLYEATFASPESDMSMSIPPSSSSSALRRGEHRPQYLKPYVAASIVDPRLDAVKPSAWTTVSSDDHLMRKLLSLYFSHEFLWLNCFHKDLFLEDMLSGSTRFCSSLLVNAVLTQACSCCRTFSDRLEYWNPDSLGYRFFAEARRLWELEAGQKSSITTVQAGMVINIIYNMYSMDKIGMTYDVQAIAMAHDLKLFDGPTSKNRRKQRGYDFTAWSIFFWMNLQCYHFIRSPLFKVPPKAPLPDPDKDPEWYGEIWVKYPLNQTPIQMNFPHFFKAKCELGVIVTQIAVDLFDAEERDGTRDPRESVAGYLEALESWSSSLPISLNPTEIVFPFHLKLHLTYHNIVINLCEVTTPDGDAKIPAQADGGVRWKLHLSRISFETIVRLYYLRHGFENADAYMAHCLTVLAFMGVAQLAASTTPSLPAPTSPEEARSTLILAAKGLGEQGQNYYLPFTLFHIVQGQMGSDDLNALQSLTTACNEDVGTPQIRARHVQAQYPVNIVNMTDYPQNQRLGSLIKEYSELAIVEAASPSTSDLSNTP, encoded by the exons ATGGAGCAGCGCCCGCAACAGGCTTCCCTGCGACCGCTTCTGCCGCGGTCCAGAGATGAAAACAGTCATTCCTCTGGCGACGCGTCTCCCTCCGACCGTAGGGCTCGACCAAGAAAGCGACGCACCGTGGTGGCTGTTGCTTGTGAGTCGTGTCGCCGGCACAAATCCAAG tGTGATGCCGTCAGACCCCAATGCTCCCTTTGCGTCGCTCGCGGCCGTGATTGTATCTACACCGCCGAACCGGACGAATCGAGAGGCTCAGCCCTGAAGCGGAAATACAGCGAGCTCGAGAAGAAtatgcagcagcttcagcaaacTCATGCTTCCCTACAGGGGCTGGTTGATGCACTCCGGTTCCGAGATCAGGGAGATGTTGAGGCCGTGCTGCGTCGCCTccgacaaggccaagacgtCGAATCCATCGCGCGGCAGATTCAGACAGGCGATCTACTGCTCCAAATGCGTCTCTCGCCCGAGACTAGATTTCGCCACGTCTTGCCCTACCGGTCGCAAATGCCTCTGCAACTCTTGACAGCGCACAATCCGTATCTCAACTCGTCATTATACGAAGCCACGTTTGCGTCTCCAGAATCCGAtatgtccatgtccatcccaccatcttcttcctcgtcggcatTGCGTCGCGGCGAGCACAGGCCGCAGTACCTCAAGCCGTACGTTGCGGCCAGCATAGTTGACCCAAGGCTCGATGCAGTGAAGCCGTCAGCATGGACGACCGTCTCCAGCGATGATCATTTGATGAGGAAGTTGCTTAGCCTTTATTTTTCCCACGAATTTTTGTGGTTGAATTGTTTTCACAAGGATCTCTTCCTGGAAGACATGTTGTCTGGCTCCACAAGATTTTGCTCCTCACTTCTTGTCAATGCTGTGCTTACACAGGCATGC AGCTGCTGCCGCACTTTTTCGGATCGTTTGGAGTACTGGAATCCAGACAGCCTCGGGTATCGGTTTTTTGCCGAAGCGAGGCGGCtgtgggagctggaggcgggTCAAAAGAGCTCCATCACAACAGTCCAGGCAGGCATggtcatcaacatcatctaCAACATGTATTCCATGGACAAAATTGGAATGACATATGATGTCCAAGCTATCGCCATGGCCCATGACTTGAAGCTTTTTGATGGACCAACCTCCAAGAACAGACGTAAACAAAGGGGCTATGACTTTACAGCTTGGTCTATATTCTTCTGGATGAA CTTGCAGTGTTACCATTTCATTAGGAGTCCCTTGTTTAAAGTACCTCCGAAAGCGCCTCTCCCAGACCCAGACAAGGACCCTGAATGGTACGGGGAAATTTGGGTGAAATATCCCTTGAATCAGACTCCAATCCAAATGAACTTCCCACATTTCTTTAAAGCCAAGTGTGAGTTAGGCGTTATTGTTACCCAAATAGCCGTCGATCTATTCGACGCAGAAGAAAGGGACGGTACTCGTGATCCCAGAGAGTCGGTAGCCGGCTATCTGGAAGCATTGGAGTCGTGGTCATCGTCGCTACCAATATCTCTAAATCCAACCGAAattgttttcccttttcatcTGAAGCTGCA TCTCACCTATCACAACATTGTCATCAACCTCTGCGAAGTCACCACACCAGATGGTGACGCAAAAATACCTGCTCAGGCCGACGGCGGGGTTCGATGGAAATTACACTTGTCTAGGATCAGCTTTGAGACCATCGTGAGACTGTATTACCTCCGCCACGGGTTCGAAAATGCCGATGCATACATGGCCCATTGCTTGACAGTGTTAGCCTTCATGGGCGTCGCTCAGCTAGCTGCTTCAACAACTCCCTCCCTTCCAGCTCCGACGTCCCCAGAGGAGGCACGCAGTACTCTAATACTTGCTGCTAAAGGCTTAGGGGAGCAAGGCCAGAATTACTATCTGCCTTTTACGCTGTTTCATATCGTCCAGGGCCAAATGGGCTCTGACGACTTGAACGCCTTGCAATCACTCACCACAGCGTGTAACGAAGATGTCGGCACACCCCAGATTAGAGCAAGGCATGTGCAAGCGCAATATCCAGTCAATATTGTCAATATGACCGACTATCCGCAAAACCAGCGTTTGGGTAGTTTGATCAAAGAGTACTCGGAGCTGGCCATCGTGGAGGCCGCATCGCCTTCAACGAGTGATCTAAGCAACACCCCGTGA